The window TTTGCCCCCGTCCCATCGCTGACCGAAGAAGACCTCGCCAATATCGAAGCCTCTGGGCGACCGTACATGAGCGTTTATCAGCGCCTCAACGAATTTAACCCCGCCACCCTCGCCCAGTCGCTCGCGGCAATAGAACCCGAATTGTACAGCCTAGAAGCGCTCGACCCCCTCGACTTTTACTTCGACGCCCTCACCTTTCGGGGACCGGAGAACAAAACCGAATTGCAGGTTATATTTGGCCTGCCTTTAGACAATGTGGCCCTGCTCACAGATCCGGACACCACTGTAATCGTCGAGCGACGCACCGCGCTTATCTACCCCCGCGCCCTCAATTATCAAAACACCAAAAGCGCATTGGCCATCGACATCACAGACGACCATCGCGGCCTCGGTTTACAAGCCCTCAGCAGCGTGCGCCACATCGCCGAACCCGGCGTATATGAACTGGCCGTCGAAGCATCGCGTCAAAACACCAACCGCATTGGCGCCTATCGCCAGGGCGAACTTCGCTTGCCCGCCTATCACGACAAAAGCCATCTGATGATCAGCGACATCCAGGTCGCCTCTCGCATCATTGAAGCGGACCGCGCACCCGACACATCCTTTGTGCGCGGCAACCTCTACATTCAGCCACAGCCCTCGGCAACCTTTGTCCCCGGCATGTCCATGTACGTTTACTTTGAAATTTACAATCTCAAACGCGACGAATTTGGACAGACGCGCTACACCATCTCCTACGAAGTACAAAAACGCCAGGAAACCGGTTTCGCACTCGTCTCTCTCCTCGCCAAATTGGGCAAAAAAAATACCGAGGCCGTTGGCCTCAGCTTTGATCAAGTCGGTACAACTCCCGACGAAAACACCTATCTCGAAATGCCCCTCACCAACCTCGCGCCCGGACGCTACACCCTCAAACTCAGCATCACAGACAAAAACGCCGACCAGACCATCAAAAAAGACGCTGTCTTTTTTCTTACGGGCACCCGATAATTCTCACCCCGTTCTAATCACATACGTCTCTGCTACCCGATCGTGGATCCCCTGACCATCGGGATGGCGCCGCGCCATGTGAATCAACACCACCCAGACCACCGTACCGATCACCATTGCGGTCGAAGAAACCGCAGCCGATTGTCCATCAACTTCAACGGTATCCATCACTTCTCCATCCGCGGGATTCTGGTACAACTCCTCTGGCGTCAACAGAGCCATCACAATAAACAGCACAAAAACCGGTGCCCACTTCACCACTGCACGCTGAAACGTCTGCCCATAATTCAACCCACCACCCTGTGCATCAATCACGCGCAATCCCAACAACATCTTCCCCGGCGTCTGGCCCATAACCCCCACAAATATCGCGGAATACACCACAATAAAAATAAAATCCACCATCCAAACGCCCGCAGGCGACAGCAGCATATTGCGCAGAACCACCGTCAGCACCAGGTGCAAAATCAAAAAATCCAGCACCGTTGCCAACAGACGCCGTCCTACTCCAGCGATTTCACTTTGCATCAACATATCTTCACCTTATTATTATGAATGTAACTAAAAACTCAGGAGATAACATGGACCATATCTTTGACGCACAGGGCATACGACGTGCCGTTCTCGTTGGGGTGGCGCAACGCGGTATCTCCACACGCAGCGCCAGAGAATCTCTCGAAGAACTCGCCCACCTGGCCAGTACTGCCACCTTTGAGGTAATTGATCGCACATTACAAAATCGCGACAAACCCGATCCAGCCACCTATATCGGTTCGGGCAAAATCGACGAACTTCGAGAAATGGCCCAAAAGAGAAATATCGACGCGGTCATCTTTGACAA is drawn from Gemmatimonadota bacterium and contains these coding sequences:
- a CDS encoding RDD family protein; this translates as MLMQSEIAGVGRRLLATVLDFLILHLVLTVVLRNMLLSPAGVWMVDFIFIVVYSAIFVGVMGQTPGKMLLGLRVIDAQGGGLNYGQTFQRAVVKWAPVFVLFIVMALLTPEELYQNPADGEVMDTVEVDGQSAAVSSTAMVIGTVVWVVLIHMARRHPDGQGIHDRVAETYVIRTG